Proteins encoded together in one Streptomyces sp. B1I3 window:
- a CDS encoding IS5 family transposase (programmed frameshift) codes for MVGIVERLVPDELWELFQRVVPEAPSRPQGGGRRRHGDREVLAAIVFVATSGCTWQQLPSASFGPSGATAHRRFSEWSKARVWAKLHRLVLDELGARGELDWSRCAIDSVNMRALKKGDLTGPNPVDRGKYGSKIHLITERSGLPISVGISGANLHDSQALIPLVKGIPPIRSRRGRRRRKPGKLHADKGYDYPHLRRWLRERGIAHRIARKGVESSQRLGRHRWTVERTMAWLAGCRRLHRRYERKADHFLAFTSIACTLICYRRLTK; via the exons ATGGTGGGGATCGTTGAGCGGCTGGTGCCGGATGAGTTGTGGGAGTTGTTCCAGCGGGTGGTGCCTGAGGCGCCGTCGCGGCCTCAGGGCGGTGGTCGGCGTCGGCACGGCGACCGGGAAGTGCTGGCGGCGATCGTCTTCGTGGCCACGTCGGGTTGTACCTGGCAGCAGCTGCCTTCAGCGTCGTTCGGCCCGTCCGGAGCGACCGCCCACCGGCGGTTCTCGGAGTGGTCGAAGGCCAGGGTGTGGGCCAAGCTCCACCGCCTGGTCCTCGACGAACTCGGTGCCCGCGGAGAGCTGGACTGGTCGCGGTGCGCGATCGACTCGGTGAACATGCGGGCCCTGAAAA AGGGGGACCTGACAGGTCCGAATCCTGTCGACCGAGGCAAGTACGGCTCGAAGATCCACCTGATCACAGAAAGGTCAGGTCTGCCCATATCCGTCGGCATTTCCGGGGCGAACCTGCACGACAGCCAGGCCCTGATCCCGCTCGTGAAGGGCATCCCGCCCATCCGCTCGCGCCGCGGCCGGCGACGGCGCAAGCCCGGCAAACTCCACGCCGACAAGGGCTACGACTACCCCCACCTGCGGCGATGGTTACGCGAACGCGGCATCGCCCACCGCATCGCCCGCAAGGGAGTCGAGTCCTCGCAACGGCTGGGCCGCCACCGCTGGACCGTGGAACGCACCATGGCCTGGCTCGCCGGCTGCCGCCGCCTCCACCGACGCTACGAACGCAAAGCCGACCACTTCCTCGCCTTCACCAGCATCGCCTGCACCCTCATCTGCTACCGAAGGCTCACCAAATGA